In the Chroicocephalus ridibundus chromosome 15, bChrRid1.1, whole genome shotgun sequence genome, one interval contains:
- the ENTPD8 gene encoding ectonucleoside triphosphate diphosphohydrolase 8 — MGYKAKVVVGLLAATCVFSIIALILSVVNVKDVFLPPRTKYGLVFDAGSTHTSLYIYRWPADKENGTGIVSQVAVCNVSGPGISSYADNPAEAGASLKPCLETAMQIVPAEQQRETPTYLGATAGMRLLREQNSTKAEQVFAEVAKAIGKYPVDFRGARILTGNEEGSLGWITVNYLLETLVKFSFAEEWEHPQTTEVLGALDLGGASTQITFQPGVTIEDKNTSVLFRLYGTNYSLYTHSYLCYGQTQALKRLLAALHQGSPSTPQISHPCYPKGYRENVTTADLYSTPCVRAPSTPGPAQVLTVTGTGNPAECRTAIQKLFNFSCGANRTCGFNGVYQPPVRGQFFAFAGFYYTFHFLNLTSQQSLNDVNSTVETFCKKNWTELVENFPQQKRYLHTYCSMATYILTLLLDGYKFNELTWSNIRFSRQAANTDIGWTLGFMLNFTNMIPAEALEQVKGHQPSLWAGAVSFIVLAMVAGLLAAFLQCFWKTK; from the exons ATGGGCTACAAAGCCAAGGTCGTTGTGGGTCTCCTGGCAGCCACCTGCGTCTTCAGCATCATTGCCCTCATCCTGAGCGTCGTGAACGTGAAGGACGTGTTTCTGCCCCCCAGGACAAAG taCGGTCTGGTGTTTGACGCCGGCTCCACACACACGTCTCTTTACATCTACCGGTGGCCCGCCGACAAGGAGAATGGCACCGGCATCGTCTCCCAGGTGGCGGTCTGCAACGTGTCTG GACCCGGCATCTCCAGCTACGCAGACAACCCCGCCGAGGCTGGAGCCAGCCTGAAGCCCTGCCTGGAGACGGCCATGCAGATCGTGCCGGCAGAGCAGCAGCGGGAGACCCCCACCTACCTGGGGGCCACAGCGGGCATGCGGCTGCTGAG GGAGCAGAACAGCACCAAGGCCGAGCAGGTCTTCGCCGAGGTCGCCAAGGCCATTGGCAAGTACCCCGTGGACTTCCGCGGAGCCCGGATCCTCACGGGGAACGAGGAGGGCTCCTTGGGCTGGATCACCGTCAACTACCTGCTGGAGACGCTGGTCAAG TTTTCCTTTGCAGAGGAATGGGAACATCCACAGACCACGGAGGTTCTGGGAGCTCTGGACCTTGGAGGTGCCTCGACACAAATAACCTTCCAGCCTGGAGTCACCATTGAGGACAAGAACACCTCCGTCCTCTTCCGGCTGTACGGCACCAACTACTCGCTCTACACCCACAGCTACCTCTGCTACGGGCAGACGCAGGCCCTGAAGAGGCTGCTGGCAGCTCTCCACCAG GGCAGCCCGTCTACCCCGCAGATATCCCACCCCTGCTACCCCAAGGGGTACCGGGAGAACGTCACCACGGCAGACCTCTACAGCACTCCCTGTGTCCGTGCACCAAGCACACCCGGCCCTGCACAGGTCCTCACGGTGACGGGGACAGGGAACCCCGCGGAGTGCAGGACCGCCATCCAGAAACTCTTCAACTTCAGCTGTGGGGCCAACAGGACGTGCGGGTTCAACGGGGTTTATCAGCCGCCCGTGCGGGGACAGTTCTTC GCCTTTGCTGGGTTCTACTACACCTTCCACTTCCTGAACCTGACCAGCCAGCAGTCTCTAAATGACGTCAACTCCACGGTCGAGACCTTCTGCAAGAAGAACTGGACAGAG CTGGTGGAGAACTTCCCGCAGCAGAAACGGTACCTACACACGTACTGCTCCATGGCGACCTACATCTTGACATTGCTGCTCGATGGCTACAAGTTCAATGAGCTCACGTGGAGCAACATCCGCTTCAGCCGGCAG GCAGCAAACACGGACATCGGATGGACGCTGGGCTTCATGCTGAACTTCACCAACATGATCCCCGCGGAGGCTCTGGAACAGGTCAAGGGGCACCAGCCCAGTCTGTGGGCAGGTGCCGTCTCCTTCATTGTGCTGGCCATGGTGGCAGGCCTGCTGGCTGCTTTCCTCCAGTGTTTCTGGAAAACCAAGTAG